The DNA window TGCTGGCGCTTCCGTCGCAGAGCGCGGGCTCGGAAGCGCCGCCGGTCCCGCCGCCGCCGCCCGCGCCGCCGCTGCTTGCCGCGCCGCCCGTCGCGTCGCTGTCGCTGCTGGTGGAGCCACAGGCGCTCGAGCCAAGAAGAACCAACGCCGCGGCGCCCAGGAAGCGCGTCGTCGTGGAGCTCATGCGATTCATCCTATCGTGTGCCGGGCTGTGCCTCGGTCGTGGTCCGGCGGTCCGGCGAACTCTACCAGGAGGCATGTCGATTGGCAGTCGGGCCGAGGGGATGGGCCGGCGACCGAGCGGTCGACGAAGCCAGCGGCCGCGAGAAGAGAGCAAGGAGAGAGAGAAGCCGGTCCCCCGCGGCGCAGGGATAGGGGTGCGCGGGCCGCGAGGAGAGCGGCGTGCTGGCGTGAGCGCGCCGGGTGCCGTCAGCGCATGCGAGCGACCGCGCGTCGTTACCGTGTGCGTCGCGCACTGCCGGCGCATGCGTGGAACCGCCAGCGGTTCGCACTCCGCGCGAGCGCGCGAGCTCGAGGACGCTGCCGCTGCCAAGACCACCGAGGGCAATCCTTGCACCCCTCTTTGTTCGAGGGGTGCGAGCGGCGTGGTTCCGAGCTCTGCGCCGTGGCGAAGCGCGTGCTTGAAAAGAGCGGTCGCGCGACGATTCGATTCACATTCTTCTTGAGATCTAACCGGCCAATCTCGGATTGCCGCCGAGTTGGCCCGTGCCGGATTGGATCGCGATGATCGCGGCGGAAGAAAGTAAGAGGGCCCGGACAATCACTCCGAGCCCTCGGGTCGTCGCGGTGGTCGCGTTCGACGGCGCTACCTTCGCATGCCATCCCTTGCTGCGGCCAGCTTTCTGCATTCGCAGCGGTGGTCGTTCTTCAGCAGGTGGAGTGCTCTCGCGATGAGTGCCACAACGTGCTCGACGTTTGCCCGGCCTGCAACTTCGGCAGGCTGTTCTGCGGCGAAACCTGTCGGCGGATGTCGCGGGAAGCCTCCCAGCGCCGTTACCGCACCAGCCGCCTGGGGCACCGCACGACGGCGGCACGAGTGGCCCGCTGGCGTGAGCAGAAGAAGAATGTAACGCACAGCACGGCTCGAGAAGTTGGCCATCGTGAGAGCGTCGCCCCGCTCGTAGCCGAGATAGCCGTCATCGTGGCGGCCTCGAGCTCGGAGCAGGAATCGACCGATGAGCTCGATCTGGATGGGCGTTGCACCTGGGCCGAGGGAGATGCGCGTGCTCGCGATGGCCGGCCCGAGGGAGACGATTCTCAAGGCCCGGTTGCTGCGCCCGCCAACCCACCCGCGGGCGTTGCCGCTGTTGCTGGAGGCGCTGGCGCTGTGGCAGGGGCAGTCGGTGCGCGTTGCGCTCGCTGCGGAAGAGCGGGGCGTCGAAGCGGACTTGTCAGCCTACGACGGGATTCGAGCGGACGACGGCGGGGCGGCGCCGTACACCGTGGAATGGGTCCCGCCCCCCGGTCGCGTTCGCCGCCGTCATCGTGATCTCTCCGGTGTCGACGACTTCTGTGACTTGAGGCAGCTGCTGCTCTTTGGAGTGCCTTGATGACCGAGTGCACCTCCGGAGAGTCCGGCGCCGCTCACGGCGCGGGCCACGCCGCGGCCGTGCTCGCAGCGCTCGAGATGCGAAATCTCACGCCACTGCTCGACGAGGTCTGCCGTCGTCGTGGTGTCGTTCGGGAGGAGCTCTGCGGCCGAGCGCGGACCTCAAGCGTGTCCCGGGCGCGCCAGGAGCTCTGGTGGCTGATCCGCAATCAGTTCGATCGCCACTACAGCCTTCTCGAGATTGCATCGCTGTTCCGTCGCGACCACACGACCGTGCGCCACGGCATCCGAGCTCATCAGCGACGTGCAATCCCATGACCAGTGGCTCGCGAAGCAGCGCCGACACGGGTCTGCGCGTAGCGCGCTCGGCCATCGGTCATACGCTGGTCGACGACAACGGCACGATTGCTGAGGCCAACGAGTTCCTCTCGGCGCTGCAGGTCCGCGGGCTATCGCCACGCACGGTTCGGGCGTACGCATTCGATCTACTGCTGCTCTATCGATGGATGCGCGCTGGCGGCCGAGCCCTCCAGCAGCTGGAAGCGCAGGACTTGTTGGGCTTCATCGCAGCTCAGCGCGAAGCCGGTGCGGAGCCACGGTCGATCAATCGGCGGCTGACGACAACCCGGCTCCTGTTCCGCTTCTGGATGAATCGAGAGCTTGGCGTCGGCCCTCGCGTGAGCCTGCCCGCTGCGCACTACAAGGGACCTGGCCGTGATCATGATCTCGGCCTTCACCGGCTCAGGCGGCGCGGAGTGCTCAAGCTGCGCGTCACGGAGCCGCGCAAGCTCGTCGAGCCCCTCACACCCGAGCAGGTGCGAGCCTTCCTTCGCAGCCTCACGCGCTACAGGGACTTGGCCATCGCCCATTTCATGCTCCTGTGCGGGCTTCGCTCGCACGAGGTGCTCGGGCTCGAGCTCGGTGACGTCATCTTCGGCGACAACCGCGTTCGGGTTCGCGGCAAAGGCGAGCGCGATCGCGCGCTGCCCCTGCCGCAGGTGCTCGCACGCACGCTGCGTCAGTATCTCGAGCTCGAAAGACCAAGGCAGTGCAACAAGCCCCGACTGTTCGTCGTCTTGCAGGGTAAACACCGCGGATGGCCCATGACGCCGGCTGGACTCAGGAGCCTGTTTCGGCATCGGCGTCGCCGTCGGATCCTCGCCATCGCCAACCCTCATCGCTTTCGACACACGTTCGGCGCCGACATGGCGCGCGCCGGAGTACGTTTGCCGGTTCTGCAACAGATGATGGGCCACGCCGACCTGAAAACGACTCTGCAGTACGTCCGGCTGTCCATGGCGGACGTGGCCGACGAATTCCGCCGTGCGCTCAAGAAAATCGCCGGCCGTTATCGGCGATGAGATTGCACCATGGCGCGTCGCAACCCCTTCGCCCATCTGCCGCCCTTCGCGCTCGAGTTCTTGCAGAGCAAGCCGAGCGCGGGTGTCGTTCTGAGCCAGTTTCATGGCTGGTTGAAGGCCAGTTACAGGCCGCTCCTGCAGCTCGACCGCTCGGAAATCGACCGATTCCTTCAGCAGTTGGCGAAGGCATCCGTTCCCGAGCATGCGCGCACCCGACGGCGTCGTGTGGCCCTGATGTATTTCGAGTGGCTCCATGCACGGGGTCTTCTCGGCTTCGACCCTCGGTGCGCTTGGCCGCGTTCGAATTTCCCGCTGCCTCCGTCTGCCAGCCGGTTTCTCGAATTGCTCAAGCCCACGCACAGTCTTCAGTGCGTGCGCAGCTATCAAACCCACCTCCGGCAGCTCCACATCTGGCTCAATGCCAACCACGTGTCCGTCGTCTGCCTGCAGCGTTGCCATCTCGAATCGTGGCTCGCGTGGCTGCATGCTCGCGGTTTGGCTGCCTGCACCCGAGTCAACGCGATCCAAAACGTGCGCGCATATCTCGAGTGGCTCGAGGAGCAACGCCTGCTCTCCGTGCCTGCCAACACCCTGATTCGTAGCAGTGACCTCCCGAAGCTACCGAACTACCTCCCGCGTCCGGTCGCGCCGGACATCGATCTCGTGCTCCAGCGCCGGCTCAAGAAGTCCGGCTGCATCTACCAGCTCGGCTTGCTCCTGATGCGATGCACCGGGCTTCGCATCGGCGAGCTGATCGCTTTGCCGTACCAATGCACCCGCTCGGACCACAGCGGCAACACCTTGCTCAAGGTCCCTCTCGGCAAGCTCGCCACCGAGCGGCTCGTTCCGCTCGACCCTTCCACCGTCAAGCTCATCGCAAAACTGCGGCGGTTGGGTCCCCGCAAACGCTCCTGGCTGCTCGCCACCGCCACAGGTCACAAAACCCGCTACGAGCTCTATCGAGAAGCCCTTTGCAAAGCCTGCCGCGGACTCGTGTTCGCTGAGTCCATGACGACTCATCGGCTCCGCCACACCTATGCGACCTCGCTCCTGGCTGCCGGAATGAGCCTTCCCTCCGTGATGAGGCTGCTCGGTCATACCGACTACCGCATGACTCTGCGGTACGCCGAGATCAGCGGCTCCACCGTCCATTCCGAGTTTGCCGCGGCACTCGAGCGAATTGCCGAGCGTTACCCAACCGTTCTCCCCCAGGCGCCGAGCGCACCTTCCCCTCTCGACCCGATGAAGTCGCTGTCCGAGGTCGCTCGATACATCCAGAAACGCACCCAAGACGACGCACTCGATCGCCACGCCGCACGCTTGCTCGTTCGGCGTGCTCGCCGACTGCAAGCCGATCTTCGCAGACTGCTTCGCAAATCTCCCCGCTGAGCAGCGCGGCACCATTGGCCGGTTAATTGACGGGTTTTCGAGCACGCAGCGCGCGCGAGCGACGAGTCACGAGGAAACCCTCACGCCCTGCCACGAGGATGCGCGCTGTGCGCGCTTTGCGCGTCGCGGTGACGTTCGAAGCGTTCCACGTCGTGAGCGTCGCGCCTGGTGGCAGCGGTGAGGGCGAAAAATCGCGTGGTATGCGGAAAGCATGCCTCTCTCTCTTCGGTCTCCGATCTCGACCTCCGCGAACGCCTCTCGGCTGCCGTCAGCACCGAGCGCGCCGCATCGACGGACGTCGTCTTCCACCTGGCGGAGCTCGACCGCCGTAAGCTCTATCTCGAGGACGCGTGTTCCTCACTCTTCGCTTACTGCGTGGAGCGCCTGGGGTACTCCGAGGACGGAGCCAACAAGCGCGTGCGCGTTGCCCGCCTGGCACAGCGCTTTCCTCAGATCCTCGACGAGCTCGCGTCGGGTGAGGTGCACCTGACCGGGCTGTTCCTCCTCTCCAGGCACCTCACGGGGACAACGTCGAGCAGCTCCTGGCCGAAGCGCGTGGGAAGTCGAAGCGTCAGCTCGAAGAGCTCATCGCCCGCTGGTCTCCGCAGCCGGATGTGCCGACCACCTTGACCACGATGGCGCCCGAGCCCGCGCAGACGGAGTTACCAACAGTGTCCGGGGCAGGTAACTCCGTGCCAGCGCCTCGGCCCTCGATGAATCGTGCTCGTCTCAAGCCCCTCTCGCCGGAGAGTGTGCGATTGGAGCTCACCGCTCGGACCGCGTTTCGCGACAAGCTCGAGCAAGCCCGCAACCTGCTCAGCCACGGATCCCCAGCGGCGACCTGGCGACGCTCCTCGAGCTCGGCCTGGACCTGCTGATCGCGGACGCGATCCAGCGTCGCTCGGGCGCGGGCAAGCCGCGCAAGCGTCGCGAGACGAAGCCGGGCTCACGGCACGTGCCCGTCGATGTCCAGCGGGAGGTGCGGGAGCGGGACGCTGACCGGTGCACCTTCACCGATGCTGCCGGTCGCAGATGCTCAGAGACCCGTTTCCTGACCATCGAGCACATCGTTCCCTTCGCGAAGGGCGGGCCGACCACCGTGGACAACTGCTGCCTGCTCTGCTCGGCTCACAACTCGTACCGAGCGCGACAGGTGTTCGGCGAAGAGCACATCCAGAACGAGATCGCGGGGGCTCGAGCTCGCCGCGAAGCGAACCGCACGCCTGAGGTGCAGTCCGCGTCGCCAACGCCGCCGGTGCCGCCGCCTGCGGTCGCGGCCGCGCCGAGCTCGAGGTGT is part of the Myxococcales bacterium genome and encodes:
- a CDS encoding tyrosine-type recombinase/integrase: MTSGSRSSADTGLRVARSAIGHTLVDDNGTIAEANEFLSALQVRGLSPRTVRAYAFDLLLLYRWMRAGGRALQQLEAQDLLGFIAAQREAGAEPRSINRRLTTTRLLFRFWMNRELGVGPRVSLPAAHYKGPGRDHDLGLHRLRRRGVLKLRVTEPRKLVEPLTPEQVRAFLRSLTRYRDLAIAHFMLLCGLRSHEVLGLELGDVIFGDNRVRVRGKGERDRALPLPQVLARTLRQYLELERPRQCNKPRLFVVLQGKHRGWPMTPAGLRSLFRHRRRRRILAIANPHRFRHTFGADMARAGVRLPVLQQMMGHADLKTTLQYVRLSMADVADEFRRALKKIAGRYRR
- a CDS encoding HNH endonuclease, producing MPVDVQREVRERDADRCTFTDAAGRRCSETRFLTIEHIVPFAKGGPTTVDNCCLLCSAHNSYRARQVFGEEHIQNEIAGARARREANRTPEVQSASPTPPVPPPAVAAAPSSRCSRRCARRWCSRGSSGPRLGKPSSRCDCAGSSLGRTPASRRDRRAHALRQSGHTPQRRAGRCSWSRQRQRRGHECERERSAS
- a CDS encoding tyrosine-type recombinase/integrase, which gives rise to MARRNPFAHLPPFALEFLQSKPSAGVVLSQFHGWLKASYRPLLQLDRSEIDRFLQQLAKASVPEHARTRRRRVALMYFEWLHARGLLGFDPRCAWPRSNFPLPPSASRFLELLKPTHSLQCVRSYQTHLRQLHIWLNANHVSVVCLQRCHLESWLAWLHARGLAACTRVNAIQNVRAYLEWLEEQRLLSVPANTLIRSSDLPKLPNYLPRPVAPDIDLVLQRRLKKSGCIYQLGLLLMRCTGLRIGELIALPYQCTRSDHSGNTLLKVPLGKLATERLVPLDPSTVKLIAKLRRLGPRKRSWLLATATGHKTRYELYREALCKACRGLVFAESMTTHRLRHTYATSLLAAGMSLPSVMRLLGHTDYRMTLRYAEISGSTVHSEFAAALERIAERYPTVLPQAPSAPSPLDPMKSLSEVARYIQKRTQDDALDRHAARLLVRRARRLQADLRRLLRKSPR